CTGATATATTCTGCTGTAGCCTCATCAAATTTTTGGGTTCCGCCGGTTCCGGCATTGTTTATCAGCATAAATACTGAAAAGTTTGCATTGACCCAGGCTGCAAAATCCAATACATTTTTTTTGACGGAAAGGTCGGTTTCGTAAAAAAATACCTTTACCCCATATCGTTCAGAAATTTCTGAAGACAATTCCGAAAGTTCCTGTCCCGGCAGACTCATCAAAATCAGCGGTATATTATTTTTAGCCAGTTCATAGGCAAATGCCCTGCCCAAGCCTTGGCTGGCTCCGGTAACAACAGCATATCCGGTTTCATTTCCAGATGCAACTGTCTCGTCATTTTTTCGTAGCATGATTCACTTTTTATTCCAAAAGTATACTCTTGCCCTTATAAAAATGTTTGGATTTATAGAAACGAACTCTTTTTGAACACCCTATAATCAACTGTAAAATAAGCAGTTGAAAAATAAAAAGTTCCATTTTATAAATCAGAACTCTTTTTTCTGAATTCTGAAGGTGTGAGGTCCGTAAATTTTTTAAAAGTAATATTAAATGAGGTCTTGGAATTAAATCCCGATTCAAAGGCAATGCCTAAAATTGACAGGTTATTATTCCTGTTATCGGCTAACAATTCCTTTGCCTTTTCAATTCTGTATTTATTGATAAACTGAAAAAAGTTTTCATTAAATCCGGTGTTGATAACATACGAAAGCTGATGTGGTGTTACTTCCATCAATTGTGCAAGTTTTATCAAATTCAAATCACCATCAAGATAAGGAGCTTCAGATTGCATAACTCCTAACAAACGTTGTTTTATGAGTTCGGTTTCTTCATTGCCAAGCAGCTTGATTTTTGGGCCTTCATTAGTTTTGCTTTCTTCCTGAAATGAAAAAACAGTATCAGCCTGTTGTGTTCCTACCGGATACACTTCCTGCTGTTTTAAAGAATAGTAGGCTATAAAATAAATTGCTATAAGGAAAGCAAGGTTCAGATAAGTGCCCGGCCTTTCTGCAATAAATATAATATTGTATACCGTGATTATAATTCCGGAAGCCAATATGGTATAGGCAATGTATTTAAGCCAGTTTAGACTGATTGGGTAAGTATCTGAAGAAAATTGCTGGATTTTCCTTTGATGCCTGTTGATTATCTCACAGGAATACAGAGCATAGAATAAACTTTGTACCAGCATAATTACGGTTAACCACGCCCTCAGGATGTCTTTATCTGCCTTGTCATAAAAGTACGATAACGATAACAAGGCCAGGAACAGACCGGCCAACGGTAAATGTCTCAATTCTTTTAAGGAAAAAGAAAATCCAGGATTTGTAAAATGAACCGCACTATAATAAAATGTCAACGGAGTAAAAAACTGCAGGAAATTCAAAACAAATAAAAAAGGCTTGCCAATGGATGCTATTCCCAAAATCTCGGCAGCTTCATCTATCCAGAAAGTTCCCCACAAAAACAAAAATAATCCCAGCCATACATTCGCTTTCCTGTTGACTTTTAACGGATTGAAAATAACAAGCATAGTTAGCATGGCAAAGCCTCCTAACAGAAAAATTACAATCAATCGGTCAATATATATCATGGATAGTCAAAGCAATTATTTTTGTTTATGCATAAAACTCAAGTTTTCCAATCGTTTATGCCATCATTATATCTTATGTGTCCAAAGGTTGGCAACAGCTCATTTTCTCTGGTTATCGAGTATTCTATTGGCTGGTTAGGTATTTTACCTTCTTTCCAGCCCGCATAACATTCTTCCAGTTTTTGGATTTCTTCGTCTTTTGTCAGATTCATGTCCATACGATACAGCGTATTCAGCAATTCTTCCATTTCGGGAAGCGTATTTTTATCGGTATGAATCATAGGCGAAAGTCTTATAAACCGTTTTAATGCAGCGGCGTCTAATCCTTCTTTATAATCTTCCCCAAATAAAAACATAAAAGCTACATAGTTGGACCAGTCAGGCGGTTCATACAATATGGTTTTTGCCTGATTTACAATCGACATTTTAAAAAACTGCAATTGCGGCTTCCACAGCCAGAATTTATATTTTTTTCGGCGCTGTTTGATAGTTGTCTGTTTGATGTCATAAAACGTCTTTTTATCGTCATTCGACATCGATTTATTGGAAGTTCCTAAAGAAACCAGGGTTATAGAATCTCTTGGCACACCTGATTTTATGGCTTCAATGACTCCGGCAGCAATAGGGTTATTAAATCCACCTAAAGCGCCATCCCATAATTCAAAAAAGACTCCGGAATTCTTTGCTTTGAAACGGGCCGGAAAATCGAAATACTGTATTGGCGCATTTGAAGAACCGTGAATGGCCTGTGTGAGCTTTACCGAATCATAATAAGGACCGCCGCCATATGACCTGAAAAATTTCGCCCGATTATTTAAGGCGTCATAAGTACAGACGATTAGCTTTAAATCGGGTTTGCCAATAAAATCAGGAAGTTCGTTCATTTGTCTTTTGGCAGATTCCGTAAACAGTTCGCGAAACGCCTTTCCTTTTCTTTTGGAACTGTATTTTGGGCCTATACTTTTGATATAGTCTACGGGAAAAAAACGTTCCCAAAACGAATTTTTGCTAAAAATTTTTTCTCTGATTTTTTGGTCCTTGAAGAGTGCAATAGCCTTGTCTAAAGGCCAGTCTTCTACCAAAGCCGCAAGAATAATACTGCCTCCGGAATTAGCTATCACCATATCAAATTCTTTGAGAATTGCATGGCCAGTCTTGTCGGGATATCTGTCTTTTAAGGTGAGTAACTGTAGTAATGACCAGCTTCCGCCTCCGTCAAGCGATAGTATTTTATACATCTTGCTAATTTATGAGCTTCTAATTTAGTTATAAAAATAAGTGCTTTTGTGCTGGTATCAAAAAATAGCGGAAAAATAATGATGCTTGTTGTGCTAAGGAGAATTATTTTCACGCAAAGACGCAACGTCGCAAAGTATTAAATCTATTAGCTTTATAAGTTTATTAGAAATTTTTAAATCAAATACAATTATTATGTTTCTGAAAATAAAATAATTGATTAAGTTTATTTAAAGTCTTTTAATAACCTTTTCCGGATAATCTGTAATGATGCCATCAACCTTTAATTCAATCATTTTGTCGATGTCTTTTTCGTCATTTACAGTCCACGGGATTAATCTCATATTAAGTTTCCTGACTGAATCAACCAAAGCTTGATTGACTTGTCCGTAATGCGGACTATATATCTGCGGCTTGAAATCCAATTTTGACAAATTCTTTGTAAGTCCCTTATCGCCCGCTAAAATCGCGATAGTCACATCAGGATATTTTTTATGCAAAGCATTTAGTATGGCCGGGTCAAAAGACTGGATATTACTTCTGTTTTGTATTTCTTTTTTCTTAACAATTTCCATCACCATTGCAACAAATACGTCCGGTTGCGGTTGGGATTTGTCGTATTGGTCTGCCCCTGACTTGATTTCAATATTATAACGAATGGGTTTGCCTGGTCTGTGTTTAGCTGTATAGGCTTCCATATCGTCAATCAGTTCTGAAAACAATGGCTTATAGGCCTTGAATTTTTGCTGTTCCGGAAAATGCGTATTTCCTTTGGAACCAATATCAAACTTACGAATACTGTCATAAGGCATCTGATATAAATTATAAGACCTTTCCTTTTCACGGGTAACAGGCATCCCGTTAGGGAGCGATACATATTCGGAAGACATAAAAGGTTCATGAGAAACCACCACCTTTTTATCTCCGGAAATAACAACATCAAGTTCAATTACGTCAGCGCCTTTGTCAATAGCACTACGAAAAGCTTCCAGGCTGTTTTCAGGAAAATGCCCTCTGTCTCCACGATGGCCCTGAACTTCGATGTGTGATAATTTTGCAGTAGCAGTATTATGGGCTATGTTGCAAGAGGTAGCTGCCCAACAGGCAACCAAAAGAAAAGCGGGATATTTTTTCATTATTCAGTAGGTAATTGATTGGAAAAAGACAAATCCTTTCCGAACAAATATACAACATTCCCCCTACTTTGACTGGTTAGTATTTTACAAACTTAGCCGTTGCAGTTCCTTCATCAGAATAAATCCTGATAACATAATTTCCTGAAGCCAGATTAGATATGTCCAATACTTTGGTGTCGAAAGTGCTACTGAACGTCCTTACCGGTTGCCCCATTATATTATATACAGTCACAGATTTTATCAAAATTTCATCCTTATTTGTAATAGTTATAAAATCACTTGAAGGATTTGGAAAAATCATAAAACGGTTTGAAAATTCATAATCCTTGTCACTAAGCGATTCGATTCTGGTGGTTACTCTTTCTGTCATAACCGGCAAATTAAAATCAAAATAAATACTGGCGGCATTGCTAAAACTATCGCCCGGAGCCAAAGACGGCTTAGTCTTAATTTTAAAAGCAATATAACCATCATTAATATGGTCATAAAAAGGGAGATTGATGTCTTTAAAAACAAATTCAATCTTATTGGTATTGCTAATCTTGGTACTAAAATTATGGCTGCTTTCTATGGTTGAAAGGGTACTTATATCAAAACGTTCCGTATCGATAAGGTCTTTTACTACAATATCTTTTGCAACAAAATTGCCGGTGTTCTCAAAGCGTATAATATAATGCACATATTGCCCAATTATGGAAGAAGAAACCGAAAGTCCCTGAAGACAGGTTTTGTCATTAGGGTCAAAAGAATTAACTACTTTCTGGCGTAAGACAATCGTATTGTCTTCTGGCACAGCGTCTAATGAAGGTGTGATTATTGTAACTTTATAGTTAAGAATGTCTCCGCTATTAAGAGAAGGATTATCCGTTGGCCTATTCAATATAAAACGCAGTGCAATAGTACGCGATTCAAAAGGTTTTAAATTAGAAAAAGACCATATCAAACGTCCAGGATTCTGTGCTGTTGATGTGGTTATTTCAGGGTGAATTATTGTAGCATCGAATTCCAATTGAATATTTCCGGATTGTGTTCTGGTACCTTTATTTCTATATGAAATAGCGTAATTGGCTACATTCCCAGGCACTGCATCATTTAAAGGCAATAAGGTGATTTCAACGTCAGGATATTCTCCTTTTGATTTCAGGCAAAAAAGCTGCTCTAAAGAACCTGAGGGTTGGTCAGGAAATGAATACGTCATACTTGGTGGCGAAACATCAAAATAATCCGGGTTAGCGAGAAGAGGAATAATGGTTGTGTTGCCATCCAGCAATGGTAAATTATATTGCCCGCTCCTATCTGAAAAATATACCGTTTCAGTTGTTCCGCGAATTAATTTATAACCGGCAAAGGAAACAACGGTATCTTCTGCATCACAGCCATTCATGTCATCATCAAAAGTTGTACTGCTCTTCACGACATTATAATTACCACCCGGTGTAAAAGAGCAGTAAGAATTGACTCCGCATTCAAGACCAGGCAGTGCTGCCAACCATGCTTCTATCATATCTATCTCATCTTCATCGGCACAGATATAGCGAAGACGGGGCACAGTGGATAATGAATGCTCAAAAAAAGCTGTATTATCCTTTCCGTTTTTTATAAAAAGCGAAGTAAGTAATGGGTTGGAACCAAACTCCAACACTTCAACACCCGGACATTGGGTAATATCCAAAGATGACAGCCTGTTACCGTCAAAACTAGCCGACCTTAGTTCCTTATCTGCAAGAACCGTTAATGCACCGCTAAGTCCGTAATTACTGCATGGTAAAGAATCAAGCCGTTCAAATCCTCGTAAATCTAAAGTGGCCAATGGATTACTTCTAAAGTTAAGCCTCCCGATACTCAGCTCCGGACAACCATAAACCTTTAAATATTCTAACTGGTTGTTCGCAAGACTTAGCTCTGTTATTGCCGGACCGGAAACTGTCAGCGACAACAGTTTATTATTGTCTGCAATTACACTAACCAATTCCGGATAGTCAACCAGATTGCTGAGCGAAACCAATCGATTATTATGCAGCAACAGCCGTTTTAATTTAGTAAGTCCTGTAAAATCTAAAGCAGTCAGGACGTTATTAGAGCAATTGAGTTCTTCTAACGTTGTTTGGGCCGATAGGTCCAATTGTGCCAATCGGTTGTTATGGCAATAAAGTTTTTTGATAAAGTTTCCGGCTAATTGTAAGATTGCCAGTTGATTATTCTGACATTCCAAATCACGTAGCCTGGCCAGTCCGGTTAGATTAAGAATACTCAATCGGTTAAAAGAGCATTCCAAATCGCGAAGACGACTGTTCACTGAAAGATTCAAATCCGTTAGGGAATTATAAGAACAATACAGATACTCAAGGTTAGGAGAATTGTTTATATTTAGCGAAATCAAAGCGTTATGCCGGCAGTCAATAAAATTCAGCCCTGGATTATTCAGCACCAGGCTTTCGAGTTTGTTGTTGGCACAGGAAAGACTGTATAGTTTTGAGCAGGCTGATAAGTCTAATGAAACAATTTTGTTGTTTGCACATTGCAATGATGTCAATGAAGGTAAATCTGAGGTTGGAACAGAACTTAATTGGTTATCATTGCATAGTAAGGTAGTGATTGCCGTAAAATATTCAATTCCCTTTAAATTGGCAATTGAAGAAGACGATACATTGATATAACTAACTGCCAAAGCTTCTGCTGCTTCAATCTCACCATTTTCATTACTATCAATACGGAAGTATTGTCCCTGCCTGTTTTTGGCAATCTCATTCCCGGCATCAGCAGCCAGCAGTTTTGCCTTAAAATTAGCATCGGGAATATATAGCCCTTGACCCTTCATGCTTTGCCAAAAGCAAAACACCAAGAGGGCGTAATATAGTTTTTTCATGGGGGTATATTTACAAAGCGTAAATATATCTTAAAAAAATCATAAAAACCCACTTTTTGGGAAGTTAATTTAAAGAATCCTTATTAAATCATTCAATATGCAATCATTTCAATTTCAAAGCAGTTTATTCTTTTCCAAATAAACTATTAATACGTTTAGGTGCTTTAAAACGATATCCAATATAAAATTCCAAGAACTGCTGTTGGTCTGCTACATGTATTTGGGCATCAGAGTTGTATGAAAATGAATTCAGGCTTGTAGCGGCTCCGGCAAAAAAACGTTCCGTATTATAACCCAATGTTAATCTAAACAGTGTTTGAAAAGAAAGACCATCTATAACTTCATCGGGTTTATTGTCATTGTAAACCGTTCTTGTGCTATTAAATCCCAACCCCGCATAGGCACCTGCTGATACAAGCCATTTGTTGCGTATAATCCAATTATAATAATATCCAGGACCAACAGCTATATCAAAAATATGGTCTTTGCTGGGTTCGTTGTTTTTAATTTGCGTAAAATAGTAACTAATGCTGGGCACAAAACTGCCCGCGCTTTTTTGCTGCCATTCACTTTGTAGAAAAATTGTCCGAAACGAAAAATCCGGATTAAAGACATAAGAGGTGCTTCCTCCTATCTTTTGTACTTGAAAATGAGGAAACAGTATATTATTTTCTATTCCAATATCTTTCCTGTCTATATAAAACCCTTTAGTTTTTACATATTGTAACTCTTGCATCCAGGAACCAAAATAGAGTCGTGTTCCAAAATTATAAAACTTCGTATGTCCTCTAAGAGCGTCATCTTTATTGAAGCGAAGAAACTCTGGCGTATAGCCCAAATCTATTTCAATAAACTTATAAATTAGCGTTAGTGTTGAACGCAGCCGTTGATTGGGTGACAAAGTAAAATCCAGATGATTTGTTCTGTCTTTCACACGAAACGAATTAAAACTATTACTGAGTCCAAGACGTAGTTTGATATGGTTGTCATATTTTTCTATACGCTTTTCAGGCTTTTGCACAGCAACAGTATCTCCTATTTGCGCCTGACAAATAGTGGCATAAAAAACGATAAAAAACAGGGCATATTTTTTTACCATCTCGTATTCCTATTCTTTTATGCAAGATACAAATTAACACTTTAAAATAAGATGGAGTTATATAATATTGGCATTTTTGTAATTTGCATACAACTCAAAATAACTAAGTATGAACAATACAAGAATATATAAAATGTCATTTGCAAGCGTTTATCCGCACTATATTCAAAAAGTTGAGAAAAAAGGACACACCAAAGAAGAATTAGACACTATTATTTTTTGGCTGACGGGATATGACGAAAAAAGTCTCCAACAAGTAATCGAACAAAAGACAGATTTTGAAACTTTTTTTGCCAAAGCTCCACAAATCAACCCTAACGTTTCAAAAATCACAGGAGTCATCTGCGGTTACCTTGTTGAAGATATCGAAGATAAACTGATGCAACAAATTCGTTATCTGGACAAGCTGGTCGATGAATTGGCCAAAGGAAAAGCAATGGAAAAGATTTTAAGGCAATAACGAACACAATAAGTCATTATTGCTTTTCAACTATAGACTTTCGACTTTCGACTATCAACTAAAAAACTACTAACATTCTTTAAGTTTTTCATGATGAAAAAAATTAAAGAATTAGTAAGGCTGTTTTACGTAAAAGGTTTTTATTTTGTTTTAGAAAATAAATCAAGAAAAGTGCACTTCAACCATTAATAATATCTGTTAATCGATATTTTATAACATATTGTGGATTTTACACCCTAACTTAAGCCAAAATAAAATTTATTTGTTAGTTTTGCAATATATAATAAAAAAGAATACATAAATAGTATTCCGCACGTTAGCAACGACAATATAACCTTTGCTTAACAAAACAGGTAAGAATACCAAAACTTGTATGCTGATTTGGCCGAACAACACTCCCACCAGGTCTTATCTAAAGCATGACAAACAGACTATTTTTTAATTACTAGCTGATAATGCAGATGTCAAACCCGATATCAGGCTATAAATTAACAGTTTATTCTCACATGCCTAACGTATTCTAACGGCATAGAAGAAGCAACGCTGATATTATAGTTAGATGTTCAGGTTATTTCCGATATCACAGAATCAGATGTAATCGCTATTCTCAGATCCTGGAGCAGGAACTTGCGAATACCCTAATATGTCATATTCCTCCCTGTATTTGAATTTTGTTTGCAACACATTTTATTAGCATACCAAATAATTACTCCTGAAAAAAGCCTAAGCCAATCAATTCATTTTACGCCGTACCTGTTAATTAATTTCAATGGTTAAACCGTTAAAACTAAAAACATGAACATTCAAAACGCTTGTTTAATATTATTGTTTATGAGTCTTAGCCTTAATGGCTTTGCACAACAAACGGGTATAAATACTAAAAATCCGCAAGGCACATTACATGTTGATCCGGCCATGAACAACTCTCTCACCGGATTACCAACAATTGCACAACAGACAGACGATTTTATAATTACGAATACGGGTAATGTAGGTATTGGCACGATAACTCCCAATACCAGATTACACATTAACAGTACTACCTCTGGTGCATTGCGTATTGAGGATGGCACACAGGCTGCCAACAGGTTATTGGTTAGTGATGTCAATGGAAGAGGTATATGGATTACTCCTGCTGTTACAAAAGATGTGACGATGTGTAATTTTCCCTCTCCTGCTCAAACAATAACTTTGACAGGAACAAATAATGGAGGAACTGCCAATCCTGTATATTCCAATCTCTATTTGGATCTTGAGCCTGGCAGATGGATAGTAAATGCCGGTATTACGCTGGAAAATTTACCAACAGGCACAATACAGGGCTGGGGGCATGCGTGGCTTTCTACAAATAACTCTGGCGCTCCGGCACAAAATGGTTTTACTCATTTAGGAGCGGCCGGCAACAATACTTCTTATGCAGGCGTACTGCAGGGTGCTTTTTTAACCTATACGCCTGCAACGCCAAAAGTGGCTTTTATATCCGGCACCTCGATCATACAGGTTAACGGCACATCAACCTTGCGTATTTTTCTTATGCTGGAGAGATTTAGCTATACCTACAGGACAAATGCACCGCAAAATTATTTTTATGCTGTGCCCGTTAACTAATTACGACAAAACATCCGGCACTATTTATAACTAATACTTAAATATGAAAATTAAAGACATGAAAATACTAAACATTTGCTTATGGTTGCTATTCATTGGTTTTAGTTTTAATAGCTTTGCACAAACCGGCATTAATACCAAAAACCCTTGGGGTACATTACATGTTGATCCGGCAAAAAACACTCCTGCTACCGGAACAGTTACAACGCAACAAACTGATGATTTTATTGTTGATGACAATACAGGAAATGTAGGTATTGGTACAGTTTCACCTATTACTAAACTGCATATTAATAACGGAACCCCCAATCCGTCTATCACTATAACCGATGGTACCCAAGGTGTTGACAAAATACTCACTTCTGATGCCAATGGTGTAGCCACCTGGGTTATGCCTCCGCTTATCACATCAGCAGTATTAGGCACTTTTCCAAGTATCAGTTTACCGGTAACACCAACCGGAGCAACAGACCCCCCTATTTTCTCAACGCTAAGGATTGCTTTAAAACCCGGAAAATGGATAGTCAATGTAGGTTTGGTTTTTGATACTCTAGGTAGTGTAACATTCCTGCAAAACGCTTATTTGTCTACATCCTTGACAGGTGCAGTAACACAAACTAACTTTAGTCATTCAGGGCCAGGTGGTTCCAACACCTCTTATGTTGGTGTGATTACAGGCTCAGTAACTTATACGCCAAATACCGCAAGCGACAGAAAAAGCTATATCACAGGCAGCTCAATTATTCAGGTTACAGGTTCACCAATTAGTGTTATCAATCTAAGATTACAGAACCAACCAGCAGGATACTATAGATTTGACCCTTATGCCCCTGAAAATTATTTTTATGCCATTCCTATTAACTAGAATCTATCCGTTGGTTTCGCTATAAAATAATATAATTACCATCGTCCAAATATTCTGGCAGCAAAAAAAATAGAAAATGAGTACACGACAGATCTTTTTAATAGCATTGTTTATAGGCTTTAGCCTTAATAACTTTGCACAACAAACCGGGATAAATACTAAAAATTCCCAGGGAACACTGCATGTTGATGCGGCTCATAACAACCCGGTAACAGGAACACCCACAACACAACAAACAGACGATTTTATTGTTGACGAAACCACGGGCAATGTAGGTATAGGTACTATCTCTCCTAGTACTAAATTACACGTCATTAGCAGTACACCTGGCGCGCTGACCATTGCAGATGGTACTCAAGACGATAACAATGTATTGTTGAGCGATGCTGCAGGCAACGGAAAATGGGTAAGCCATCCTATTATGAGACCTAATGTCAGAGGCAAAGCCATAGCAACCGATATATATTCTGATGGTAATCCTGCAACACCTTACCGCTATACCGGTTTCAGCATCATCCTAACCGAAGGCGATTGGATAGTAAATGCCGGCCTTACATTTACCGAACTGGGAAGAAAAAGAGATGTCAGCCCGAATGTAAGTACGAATGTCGCTTTTTGGCAAAGAGCCTACCTTTCATCAACCAATAGCAGCACGGCGCTATCGCAGACCAACTTCAGCCATTTGGGACCCGCAGGCAACAATACCTGTTATGGCGGTCCAATGTATGGCCTTAATAATCGTGGTGTCTATGAAATCGGATATATTACCGGGAGTTCAGTAATCAGAGTACCCGCCAACACAAAGGCTACAATTTTTTTAATGATTGAAAACCAGCCGGTTTGGTATTACAGATACAATTCAGCTTATTATGAAAACTATTTTTATGCCATACCTATTACACAGTAATAAGAAAAACAGCAACAGTTTTTTAAGCGCAACAAATAAAACCTGGCATAGTTTGTGCCATTTCGATAAAAAAATAAATCTTAAAAATGAAAAAAATGAAATTACAGTTTGCAATACTTTTTTTGAGCATCAGTGCGTTATCCTTCGCTCAAAAAACCGTTACAATGAAGATAAAAGAAAATACCGTTCCTTGTGAAGGTGTAGCTCCTATGAATTGTATGCAGGTAAAAGAAGGAACTGCCAAAGAATGGAGTAACTTTTATAGTACCATAGAAGGTTTTGATTATCAGCCCGGATATGAATATAAGTTAAAGGTAATCAAAACCAAAAGACAGGGCAACATTCCTGCTGATGCTTCTGCCTATACTTACAGTTTAAAAAAACTGGTTTACAAGAAACAGATCAAAACTGCCAATGAAAGCTATTTAGACAAGAAAATGATTTTAAGCCAAATAAACGGCAAAAACATTAATAAGGGCAAAGTATACCTGACTATCGATAAGGCTAAAAATGCTATTTATGGCAAAAGTGGCTGTAACCGTTTCAATGCAGGCTACCAACTAAAAGGCAACCAAATACAAATAAATCTGTTAATGGGTACCTTAATGGCTTGTGACCCGGAAAGCATGCAACTGGAACAGGAATTTAAAACCGCTATGGAAAACAAAAAATTTGAAATCCACACACAAGGTACTGCAGTACATTTTAAGGATCCGAAAACAAAAAAGGTTATCCTGGCTTTTACGATTCCTACGGAAGATGAAATTTGGGCAGCTATTGACGGTAAAAAATGGAAACTGATACAAATGGATAATGTGGGAAAGGACTATGGAAAAGCAGGGCTTCAATTTGATGCAAAAAGCAAAAAAATAACCGGAAATAGTGGTTGTAACAATTTCTTTGGTACTTTTAGTACTGTGAAAGACCAGATTACTTTTTCAGCTTTAGCCGGAACAAAAATGGCATGCATAGATAAAGATGCTGCAGCTACTGAAACAAAAATGCGACACTATCTTTCTGAAACAACATTACGATTTGATGTTGCAGAAGAGACACTCAATTTTTATAAAGATGACAAATTAGTCTTAGTATTTGTTAAACAATAAAGTTCCTTGCCAATAAAAACAATTTAAATAGTAATTAATAACAGCCTAATGAAAATCGATTTAAGAAGCGATACGCTTACACTACCTACTCCACAAATGCAAGAAGCAATGAATAAAGCTCCTTTAGGGGATGATGTCTATGGAGAAGACCCGTCAGTAAATGCCTTAGAAGAAAAAGCCGCAAAGATGTTTGGAATGGAAGCTGCTTTGTTTTGTCCAACAGGCACCATGACCAACCAACTGGCAATAAAAGTGCATACGCGCCCGGGCGATGAGGTAATTTGTGATAAACTTTCCCACATCTATTTGTATGAAGGTGGCGGTATAGCCATGAATGCATTCTCTTCTGTCAGACCTTTGGAAGGTGATCTGGGAAGGATAACCGCTAAAATGGTAGAAGAAAACATCAATAATGCCAATGATGTACACCAACCCATTACACGAATGGTATCTCTTGAAAACACTGTAAATAAAGGAGGTGGAAGCATTTATGATTTTAATGAAATCAAAAAAATCAAGGAAGTATGTCATGCTAATGGCATTATCTTACATTTAGACGGGGCAAGACTCTTCAATGCCCTGATAGAAACCGATCAAACTCCGTTAGACTACGGAAAAACTTTTGACAGCATTTCTATATGTCTTTCAAAAGGACTTGGTTGCCCTGTAGGTTCATTTCTATTGGGTAAAAAAACTTTTATTGACCAGGCCAGACGTTATCGAAAAGCCATGGGTGGTGGCTGGAGACAAGCCGGAGCATTGGCTGCAGCAGGTATTTATGCGCTTGATAATCATATCACCTTATTAAAAGATGACCATCGCAGAGCAAAGGAAATAGGGAAAATGTTAGCTGCAAATTCCTGGGTTGAGAAAGTCTATCCCGTAAGCACAAATATTATTCTGGCACAATTGCCTCAAAATATTACTTCTACTGATTTTGTAGAAAAACTGAAG
The sequence above is drawn from the Flavobacterium lindanitolerans genome and encodes:
- a CDS encoding helix-turn-helix domain-containing protein; this translates as MIYIDRLIVIFLLGGFAMLTMLVIFNPLKVNRKANVWLGLFLFLWGTFWIDEAAEILGIASIGKPFLFVLNFLQFFTPLTFYYSAVHFTNPGFSFSLKELRHLPLAGLFLALLSLSYFYDKADKDILRAWLTVIMLVQSLFYALYSCEIINRHQRKIQQFSSDTYPISLNWLKYIAYTILASGIIITVYNIIFIAERPGTYLNLAFLIAIYFIAYYSLKQQEVYPVGTQQADTVFSFQEESKTNEGPKIKLLGNEETELIKQRLLGVMQSEAPYLDGDLNLIKLAQLMEVTPHQLSYVINTGFNENFFQFINKYRIEKAKELLADNRNNNLSILGIAFESGFNSKTSFNITFKKFTDLTPSEFRKKSSDL
- a CDS encoding patatin-like phospholipase family protein, with amino-acid sequence MYKILSLDGGGSWSLLQLLTLKDRYPDKTGHAILKEFDMVIANSGGSIILAALVEDWPLDKAIALFKDQKIREKIFSKNSFWERFFPVDYIKSIGPKYSSKRKGKAFRELFTESAKRQMNELPDFIGKPDLKLIVCTYDALNNRAKFFRSYGGGPYYDSVKLTQAIHGSSNAPIQYFDFPARFKAKNSGVFFELWDGALGGFNNPIAAGVIEAIKSGVPRDSITLVSLGTSNKSMSNDDKKTFYDIKQTTIKQRRKKYKFWLWKPQLQFFKMSIVNQAKTILYEPPDWSNYVAFMFLFGEDYKEGLDAAALKRFIRLSPMIHTDKNTLPEMEELLNTLYRMDMNLTKDEEIQKLEECYAGWKEGKIPNQPIEYSITRENELLPTFGHIRYNDGINDWKT
- a CDS encoding glycerophosphodiester phosphodiesterase family protein encodes the protein MKKYPAFLLVACWAATSCNIAHNTATAKLSHIEVQGHRGDRGHFPENSLEAFRSAIDKGADVIELDVVISGDKKVVVSHEPFMSSEYVSLPNGMPVTREKERSYNLYQMPYDSIRKFDIGSKGNTHFPEQQKFKAYKPLFSELIDDMEAYTAKHRPGKPIRYNIEIKSGADQYDKSQPQPDVFVAMVMEIVKKKEIQNRSNIQSFDPAILNALHKKYPDVTIAILAGDKGLTKNLSKLDFKPQIYSPHYGQVNQALVDSVRKLNMRLIPWTVNDEKDIDKMIELKVDGIITDYPEKVIKRL
- a CDS encoding DUF7619 domain-containing protein; its protein translation is MKGQGLYIPDANFKAKLLAADAGNEIAKNRQGQYFRIDSNENGEIEAAEALAVSYINVSSSSIANLKGIEYFTAITTLLCNDNQLSSVPTSDLPSLTSLQCANNKIVSLDLSACSKLYSLSCANNKLESLVLNNPGLNFIDCRHNALISLNINNSPNLEYLYCSYNSLTDLNLSVNSRLRDLECSFNRLSILNLTGLARLRDLECQNNQLAILQLAGNFIKKLYCHNNRLAQLDLSAQTTLEELNCSNNVLTALDFTGLTKLKRLLLHNNRLVSLSNLVDYPELVSVIADNNKLLSLTVSGPAITELSLANNQLEYLKVYGCPELSIGRLNFRSNPLATLDLRGFERLDSLPCSNYGLSGALTVLADKELRSASFDGNRLSSLDITQCPGVEVLEFGSNPLLTSLFIKNGKDNTAFFEHSLSTVPRLRYICADEDEIDMIEAWLAALPGLECGVNSYCSFTPGGNYNVVKSSTTFDDDMNGCDAEDTVVSFAGYKLIRGTTETVYFSDRSGQYNLPLLDGNTTIIPLLANPDYFDVSPPSMTYSFPDQPSGSLEQLFCLKSKGEYPDVEITLLPLNDAVPGNVANYAISYRNKGTRTQSGNIQLEFDATIIHPEITTSTAQNPGRLIWSFSNLKPFESRTIALRFILNRPTDNPSLNSGDILNYKVTIITPSLDAVPEDNTIVLRQKVVNSFDPNDKTCLQGLSVSSSIIGQYVHYIIRFENTGNFVAKDIVVKDLIDTERFDISTLSTIESSHNFSTKISNTNKIEFVFKDINLPFYDHINDGYIAFKIKTKPSLAPGDSFSNAASIYFDFNLPVMTERVTTRIESLSDKDYEFSNRFMIFPNPSSDFITITNKDEILIKSVTVYNIMGQPVRTFSSTFDTKVLDISNLASGNYVIRIYSDEGTATAKFVKY